A stretch of DNA from Enoplosus armatus isolate fEnoArm2 chromosome 15, fEnoArm2.hap1, whole genome shotgun sequence:
AAGCTTCAAGGCACAACACCGTCTCTGCTGTCACATTTCTGAGGCAATGTTTGTGAATCCACCACAACATCCAGCGGCTTCAGGTTTCTTCCCTTCATTTTTAGAATGAATACATCAGTTGACATCTTCTCAAGTTTTGCTTCTCAAGGTCACGTTTTGGTTTAGAGATTTCAGAAAGGAAAGCATGTGGGGAGTGTAAGGCAGAGTGAGAGAACATCTAAAACACCCAGTGGAAACCCCCCCTACTGGGCTGGAGGCTGGTCTTGtgtatatgtgaaaaaaaactgaGCATACCCATCTTAGCCTTTCAAAGTCCTTGTTGTTTATAGTGGAGTGGagtaaagggaaaaaaagttttaatcTTGCTTTAGGTTAGGCAGGCCATGAGAGGCATCGTTGAATCTGGAGCTGACTGGTGGTGGTTCCATGTTGACCGGCAGACTAGCAGGAGCCACTCCATCGTTGTTGACCAGAGCTCCATAGGAGAAAGAACCGCTGAAGTCTGGCTGAATAACCGGGCCTTTGTCGTGAATGATTGGGACACCTGATGATGGAAGGGACAGGTAGCATAAGGTTCAAGTAAGCAACTGCGAGTCAAAATGACAATTCAAAATGTGTAATGCACCTTATATTTAGTGACCAGGCAGGTTTAACAATTTAAACTGTCTTCAAAACTTTAAAGATGAATTAAGGTCAGCAGATAAATGTCAACTGACCTTGTTAAATATCAACAGATACaattttcagtatttaagtAAAGTTTATACAAACCATTAGTCATATCCATGGTGACATACGGCTCAAAGGTCTTggtccttttcctgtttttggtGATGAGAAAGACCCCCAGGAAACAGAATACGGATCTGTACAACACAAAAAATAATCAGAAGAAAGTTGCAGCTGCTTTTTTACAATATGTCTTTGTGAGACATTTTGACTATGTTGGATGATCACTCACCccaacaaaaacatgcagatgTGAAGGACgtcttcattttcaaactccAAGTAAAACACAGCtcctgaaaaaaacagaaaagaagaaatcttTCATGACTTCTATGTTGCGACTCTTGAGGTGTGTGCTCCAGAGCTCTACTCTTTTTCTATTGTAGCAATAGAGATTTGCATACACCGGTCAAAACATGTCTGACTGAAAACTACCTGTCAAAACAGAAAACCCATAAAGAATCCCATAACTCACCAGCTACCACGGCAAGGAAGGTGGAGAGGATGTAGTTGATGCTGGCAATCATAGAGGAGTCATACAGCTTACAAGCTTGGGAGAGAAATCTAAgaagacaacaacacacaaaaaattaCCATTTAAGAAAACTTGACAGACCATGACTTCATTTTGCTCGCCTGCAAAAAATATCTTTGACATGACTATAGCTGACTGAAACCACCATGCAaaccaccccccctccccaattTTCAATGAATCGTCTTTGATGACCCTGTTACTCACCCGGCCTGGAAGACCACTGAAGCCaccatgcacacaaacatgacacTGAAGATCGGGTAGTCAAGCTGCATGTTGCCTTCGATGGTGAGAATCAACATGCTTGACACCGCCTTCACTGTTATGACTGTGACAGAACCTGTGCACCAAAGTCAAAGGCAGTTAAATACAGAACAAACAGCTTAGGGGCCTTTTGAACATTAAAAATGTGGCAATGTATTCTAATCAAGTGTGGTAATCGCTTAACTTTACAGACGGCATGAAATTGACTGGCTTTAATGCCGGAGACTCACCCAGTAGAGCGACCAGCAGCAGAATAATAACGAGGTAGTTAGCACGGTGCTGCTTGTAGAAGTATAAAAGCAGGCAGAACGCGATGATCTCCAGGAGCTGTCAATAAGGGTAATAGCAACAATAAATTAatatcaaataaacaaaacaggaagcacCACATTTGTTGccaaattcaataaaaacatgattcatcTGACAAACATTTACGATGATTACACAGGTCAAGAAGGAAATTTGCTGTTTTCAATGCAAGCTTGTGGAACACAATTTGTATACAGCAGCCCTGCAGTAGATACCAATTTAGTAAACCTTGTAATGTTTGATTATGGTTGAGACTAAATTTGATGGTCATTTTTACAGCTGCAGCTTGTAGTGTTGTAAAAGGAAATATCCCACCAACTGTCTCTCAGTCAGTGTTCATGATGCTCTACTTAAAACCACTGTTTCTCTTTGCTAAAGCAGCTGTCCAGTGTTCagcatactgtatttattcacGGTTTCAGAGACTTTTACTCCTTTCCACATTAAATAATGATGCAGTGTTTGTGACTGATGCACCAGCAATTCAGGGAGTGACTATCTAGCCTGTTCTTACCTCTGTAACAAGCCTTTAAATGTTACAAATATGGTGATTCTCAGGCCTTGATTACAGATGACACATACCAGTAATGATATTCCACCTAGAGTGAAACACTTGTGCAGGTGCCTTTGTAAGTGTTGTAATTGTTGAGTAGTCACCGCCTGAATGCTTGGCGTGTCAATTACAACCTGCAATTATGCAAGGTGAACAGACATACATGCCAAACACAGGAAAGATTAACTTGTAAAGAGGAACAACGGTCACAAATAGAGCTTCaccaacactgactgaacaacAGCACATGTTCTTATCAACTCTACAGCCTCAAAGGTGACCACTGAGTTAGAACATGAGAGGTAGAACATGAGAGTCACCAAATCTGTACTGCAGGGTTGTTGTATTGCTTTTAAAAGGTGTTATATTTGCAGAACATAAATGATGAGTGCAATGGGTGTGTAAAAATTGCATTTTGTTGGCCCACAGGTGtaaaagaacatttcatttAACAATACTGTAACTGTGTACAGGAGTTTTGCAGTTAGACTTTTAGTTTCTGTTCAAGATATAcaatatgtacatatttaatATACTATTTAGCAACATTCACATTTGGCTGCTTCAGCTGAATCAACCATTTTATATCAGTTTAGTGGGTGTGAGGTGGAAATTAAGCACAGTAGATTTGAAAGCAGGGATGAACTGAGTCAACTGTGTATTGAGCCTTGTGCTTCTGAAATGTGCTAAATGAAAATATCTTACCAGATACAAGAGAACAGGCCATCCTACAAAGTGCCTCACAATGTTCTCTGCTTTGAGTTTTTCATGAGAGTTTGGTCCAAATGCTACAAAGAGGTATGTTCCTCCTATGGTTAAGATACTGCCCAGGAAGGACAGCCCATAGCGCTCTGAAATAACACACAGTATAAAAACGACATGCACTCAGTCAGACATAAACAAAGAATATAATTTTACTTTATGACGTCTTACAAACTTATATTTTCAACAAAATATGGCCTGCACATggacaaacattttcattgttatttctgtcattatactgcagcagctgagcagTCAGTATGTAATTTGCCAAGTGCCTTGAGGCTGATTAAATTCATTTGCATACAATGACACATGTTCTATGTTATTTGCATGCGAGTGTCAGTGCAAACACATCTACAGTTACATACTGAGCTGAACTTACTTGCAAAGTCCTTTGGCTTAGATTTCTCACGCAGAAAAATAAAGCCCAAAATTGAGcttgctgaaaacaaaaagaaaagcataacATTGACGTTAAtacacattttcctttaaatgtgaataaagtTGAGACAGCCATTTCTATGGCTATTTCACAATCAATGATCAAcgatgaaaatgtatttccgAACATCTGCTACTAAAATATTAGGGAATAAATACTCACTAAGGACAGATACAGCATTAAGAGGTGCTATGAGAGCGAGAGGGGCAAAGGCATAAGAAACAAAGTTGGCTCCCTCCCCAAGACAGGTCAGTAGAAAACCGCACCACCAGGTTTTAGTGCGGTAGAAGGCACGCGGGTCCTTGGCTCCCGCTAATGTCACATGACTGTATTTCTGCGAGTGAAAAGCATGCGGGTGAAACACAGGAACTTGGGTAAACACAAAGTCTACTGCAGTATACTTAGcttaaacaaagcaaacatataAAGAAGGcctaaaccaaacaaacatggtaAAATGGTTCCGCAGTAGAGATACTGTCAGTTAGAAGTACAGACAGGATGGGCAACagggacaaaaacaatgacagtgaTGTACCATGATGAGATGATAACTGTTTATAATTTCATCCGTACAAATAAATACTGAAGGCTGATAACGATACTGTAATGGCAGCCTAGCTCTAACACTAAAGGGTTATTCTAACATGGTGACCCTGATGCTATGTTAACACAGAGTACTGACATAATATAAGGATATGATACACAGAAATTAGAGAAAAAAGCTATTCCTTATAATTAACCATAATAACTCTTACTTTGAAAACCTAATACCTTATTATTAGGGTGTTTGGATGACATTagcaaacaccaaaacaaagtacatttaaagaATTCTTTTGTGGTCTGTACCTGAATACTTAAGGAGATGCTGACAAGCAGATTTCCAAAAATGGCAAGTAAAGTCCCAATGAGATTATCctaaagaagaaagacagaaacgtGTTGAATTCAGttaggttaaataaaaataaaagcgaAGAAACGATAGGTAAAATGAAGTTAGTAGCTTTATATTAAGTAAAACGATGacttcatttctgtatttccgTAAGCATTATGTCTGTGTGGTAACTGAATGATGAATGCAAAGTGAAATAAttggacattttaatattacTTGGTTACTCTCACCCTCATCGGCATCTAACTTACAGTACTCTGATATGGTCTCTTCAAAGTTTTGTATATATGTGAATTTTTACAggtgaaaagacacaaaatacagaTACACAAAACATCAGTATACGTGTTTTACCGCCAGCTGCGAGAAGAGAAAGTAAAACTAAAGCCTTAACAAACGATTAAAAGGGAAATTACTGTATATTGTCTCACCGTGTAGGAGCCTCCGTCGGCTCTGATGTTATGCATCCTGTTCGCCTTCAGAGGCAATTTGTTAATTATCAGCAGTAGCCAGACATTCAAATAACAGATATTTCATCCTGTCGCTGTGATATTATATGTTTAACACTCATTTTTTGGCACTACGCTGAGGAAGACACCATCGTTGGGACGAGGAGCATCTCACTTCCGGATTGAGTCCACCTGTTTAAGGCTGCGCACTGACACACGATAGTTACGCTTGAATCACGTGACGGTGGACAGTGACGAGTTTTTATTTACACCGTTGATAATTAAGATGATATAAGGGATAGCTTCCgtttgtgttgttctttttaCATGATTAAATCCATGAATTGACTTCCCAACGTATTCCTCCATTTTTAATGCGGTTCcttttgtttactgtgtttgactgcagtACCACTTGTGGACAGTAGGCTGTGCCATTGAGCTTGGATTGATCCAAGATTATTTACCGCTGAAGAGGATGATATGGATCGATGTAATTAGTGCTCAAATGCCAGTAAGTCCGTAGGTCTCATTTAGAGTACT
This window harbors:
- the nipal3 gene encoding NIPA-like protein 3 produces the protein MHNIRADGGSYTDNLIGTLLAIFGNLLVSISLSIQKYSHVTLAGAKDPRAFYRTKTWWCGFLLTCLGEGANFVSYAFAPLALIAPLNAVSVLTSSILGFIFLREKSKPKDFAKRYGLSFLGSILTIGGTYLFVAFGPNSHEKLKAENIVRHFVGWPVLLYLLLEIIAFCLLLYFYKQHRANYLVIILLLVALLGSVTVITVKAVSSMLILTIEGNMQLDYPIFSVMFVCMVASVVFQAGFLSQACKLYDSSMIASINYILSTFLAVVAGAVFYLEFENEDVLHICMFLLGSVFCFLGVFLITKNRKRTKTFEPYVTMDMTNGVPIIHDKGPVIQPDFSGSFSYGALVNNDGVAPASLPVNMEPPPVSSRFNDASHGLPNLKQD